In a single window of the Centropristis striata isolate RG_2023a ecotype Rhode Island chromosome 18, C.striata_1.0, whole genome shotgun sequence genome:
- the LOC131990966 gene encoding serine/threonine-protein phosphatase PP1-beta catalytic subunit-like: MAESELNVDSLISRLLEVRGCRPGKVVQMTEAEVRGLCIKSREIFLSQPILLELEAPLKICGDIHGQYTDLLRLFEYGGFPPEANYLFLGDYVDRGKQSLETICLLLAYKIKYPENFFLLRGNHECASINRIYGFYDECKRRFNIKLWKTFTDCFNCLPIAAIIDEKIFCCHGGLSPDLQSMEQIRRIMRPTDVPDTGLLCDLLWSDPDKDVQGWGENDRGVSFTFGADVVSKFLNRHDLDLICRAHQVVEDGYEFFAKRQLVTLFSAPNYCGEFDNAGGMMSVDESLMCSFQILKPSEKKAKYQYGGVNSGRPVTPPRTTQAPKKR; the protein is encoded by the exons ATGGCGGAAAGCGAGTTGAACGTTGACAGCCTCATCTCCCGACTACTGGAAG TGCGAGGATGTCGTCCAGGGAAGGTCGTCCAGATGACGGAGGCTGAGGTGCGGGGGCTCTGCATCAAGTCCAGAGAGATTTTCCTCAGTCAGCCGATCCTGCTTGAACTAGAGGCTCCACTCAAAATTTGTG GTGACATCCATGGGCAGTACACAGACTTGCTGAGGCTATTCGAGTATGGAGGCTTCCCTCCAGAGGCCAACTATCTGTTCCTGGGGGATTACGTGGACAGAGGGAAGCAGTCTCTGGAGACCATCTGCCTGCTGCTCGCCTACAAGATCAAATACCCAGAAAACTTCTTCTTGCTCAGGGGGAACCACGAGTGTGCCTCCATCAACCGCATCTACGGCTTCTATGATGAGT GCAAGCGCAGGTTCAACATTAAGCTCTGGAAGACCTTCACAGACTGTTTTAATTGTCTGCCAATCGCGGCGATTATTGATGAAAAGATTTTCTGCTGCCACGGAG GGCTCTCACCTGATCTGCAGTCCATGGAACAAATCCGACGCATTATGAGACCCACTGACGTCCCAGACACAG GCTTGCTGTGTGACCTGCTGTGGTCAGACCCAGATAAAGACGTCCAGGGCTGGGGGGAGAACGATCGGGGGGTTTCCTTCACCTTTGGGGCCGATGTGGTCAGCAAGTTCCTCAACCGCCACGACCTGGACCTCATCTGCAGAGCACATCAG GTTGTTGAAGACGGCTATGAGTTCTTTGCCAAGCGACAGCTGGTGACGCTGTTCTCTGCCCCGAACTACTGCGGCGAGTTTGACAACGCTGGCGGCATGATGAGCGTGGACGAGTCCCTGATGTGCTCCTTTCAG ATCCTGAAGCCCTCAGAAAAGAAAGCAAAGTACCAGTATGGAGGGGTGAACTCAGGGCGCCCTGTCACCCCGCCTCGCACCACTCAGGCACCAAAAAAGAGGTGA